Proteins encoded in a region of the Candidatus Polarisedimenticolaceae bacterium genome:
- the msrA gene encoding peptide-methionine (S)-S-oxide reductase MsrA codes for MFSKDPGKLRIPDTTQALPGRTAPMRITGKHLVLGTVMKPPFPAGFEQVQVGLGCFWGAERKFWQLPGVHTTAVGYSGGLTPNPDYEEVCSGLTGHAETVLVVYDPAKVSFDEILRVFWESHDPTQGMRQGNDRGTQYRSAIYAYSDAQLRVAEASRDAYQAKLAEAGYGAITTEIREAPEFYYAEDYHQQYLAKNPNGYCGLGGTGVTCPIGVAKAT; via the coding sequence ATGTTCTCGAAGGACCCAGGAAAGCTGCGCATCCCCGACACGACCCAGGCCCTTCCCGGACGGACCGCGCCGATGCGGATCACCGGGAAACACCTCGTCCTCGGAACGGTCATGAAACCCCCATTTCCGGCCGGTTTCGAGCAGGTGCAGGTCGGCCTCGGCTGCTTCTGGGGAGCGGAGCGGAAGTTCTGGCAGCTCCCCGGCGTCCACACGACCGCGGTCGGGTACTCGGGGGGGCTCACTCCCAACCCCGACTACGAGGAGGTCTGTTCCGGCCTGACGGGACATGCCGAGACGGTCCTCGTCGTCTACGACCCGGCGAAGGTCTCCTTCGACGAGATCCTGCGCGTCTTTTGGGAGAGCCATGACCCCACGCAGGGGATGCGTCAGGGAAACGACCGCGGCACGCAGTACCGCTCCGCGATCTATGCCTATTCCGACGCGCAGCTCCGGGTCGCCGAGGCCTCCCGCGACGCCTACCAGGCGAAGCTCGCCGAGGCGGGATACGGCGCCATCACGACGGAAATCCGGGAGGCGCCGGAGTTTTACTACGCCGAGGACTACCACCAGCAGTACCTCGCCAAGAACCCGAACGGGTACTGCGGGCTGGGCGGGACCGGGGTGACCTGCCCGATCGGCGTCGCGAAGGCCACCTGA
- a CDS encoding sugar phosphate nucleotidyltransferase → MRLARGRGETWALVLAAGSGTRLSGLTRLGNGASVPKQFCSLAGGPSLLQDALSRAARIAPPERTLAIVAEEHRLWWRDELAELPEENVVAQPLNRGTAAGVLLPLLEILRRDPDATVVMLPSDHFVADEAVMARALRRGLDEVRRDPEGIVLLGIEPDAPDSEYGWIVPGNEATDGSFRVKAFVEKPDATFAAELMRRGGVWNSFLMVAKGPALKALYLRRRPSLLHALALAPRRSDGSLDGVALARLYASIPTSDFSRELLQGSEDRLRLVTVPFCGWSDLGTPDRLAECVRRWPKPTPIAAAMRYPVAPVTLAAAVGAA, encoded by the coding sequence ATGAGACTGGCACGAGGTCGAGGCGAAACGTGGGCGCTGGTGCTGGCCGCGGGGTCGGGCACGCGGCTGAGCGGGCTGACGCGGTTGGGGAACGGCGCGTCGGTTCCCAAGCAGTTCTGCTCGCTCGCCGGAGGACCGTCCCTCCTTCAGGACGCCCTCTCCCGCGCCGCGCGGATCGCCCCCCCGGAGCGCACGCTCGCGATCGTCGCCGAGGAGCACCGGCTCTGGTGGCGGGACGAGCTCGCCGAGCTCCCGGAGGAGAACGTCGTCGCCCAGCCGCTCAACCGCGGCACCGCGGCGGGGGTGCTCTTGCCCCTGCTCGAGATCCTGCGCCGCGATCCCGACGCGACCGTCGTGATGCTCCCCTCGGACCATTTCGTCGCCGACGAGGCGGTGATGGCCCGCGCGCTGCGGCGCGGGCTCGACGAGGTCCGGCGCGATCCGGAAGGCATCGTGCTGCTGGGGATCGAACCGGACGCCCCCGACTCGGAGTACGGGTGGATCGTCCCGGGGAACGAGGCGACCGACGGCTCCTTCCGCGTGAAGGCGTTCGTGGAGAAGCCGGATGCGACGTTCGCCGCGGAGCTGATGCGCCGCGGCGGCGTGTGGAACTCCTTCCTGATGGTCGCGAAGGGACCCGCGCTGAAGGCGCTCTACCTCCGGCGCCGGCCGTCGCTGCTCCACGCACTCGCCCTGGCGCCGCGCCGCTCCGACGGTTCGCTGGATGGGGTCGCCCTGGCGCGTCTCTATGCGTCGATCCCGACGTCCGACTTCTCCCGCGAGCTCCTGCAGGGATCGGAGGACCGCCTGCGCCTCGTGACCGTTCCGTTCTGCGGATGGAGCGATCTCGGGACCCCGGATCGGCTGGCGGAGTGCGTGCGGCGCTGGCCGAAGCCGACGCCGATCGCCGCGGCGATGCGCTACCCGGTGGCGCCGGTCACGCTCGCGGCGGCGGTCGGGGCGGCGTAG